The following coding sequences lie in one Magnetococcales bacterium genomic window:
- a CDS encoding methylated-DNA--[protein]-cysteine S-methyltransferase produces the protein METHAPDTDGVVTKTSADSPLCRAFCQWLESYARREAPVVDLPLQPHGTPFQQRVWREISTIPFGEVRTYGQMAKALSSAPRAVGQAVGANPLPFLIPCHRVVATRGLGGYSGGGGVESKRFLLQFEKTG, from the coding sequence ATGGAGACACACGCGCCCGATACCGACGGCGTTGTCACGAAAACATCCGCAGACTCCCCGCTTTGTCGCGCTTTTTGCCAATGGCTGGAGAGCTATGCCCGGAGGGAAGCTCCTGTCGTGGATCTGCCCTTGCAACCCCACGGCACACCCTTCCAGCAGCGGGTGTGGAGGGAAATCTCGACGATACCCTTCGGCGAAGTACGCACCTACGGCCAAATGGCAAAGGCCTTGAGCTCCGCCCCGCGAGCCGTCGGTCAGGCCGTCGGGGCCAATCCCCTACCCTTCTTGATCCCCTGCCACCGGGTGGTGGCCACCCGTGGTTTGGGAGGGTACAGTGGTGGCGGGGGTGTGGAGAGCAAGCGGTTTCTTTTGCAGTTCGAGAAAACCGGGTAG